The sequence CACCTTCGCCAACACCTGTGCCGAGTGCCAGCAGCTTATCGGGCACGACTCCAGGGTAAGGGCTGGAGCACACCGGGCAAGGAGTGGGTGGAGGCTGGCAGAGGGGCAAAGGTGCCATCGCCCCTGCCGTGCTCCCCGCAGGAGCTGTTCTACGAGGACCGCCACTTCCACGAGGGCTGCTTCCGCTGCTGCCGCTGCCAGCGCTCCCTGGCCGACGAGCCTTTCACGTGCCAGGACAGCGAGCTGCTGTGCAATGACTGCTACTGCAGTGCCTTCTCGTCGCAGTGCTCTGCCTGCGGGGAGACCGTCATGCCCGGTACGTCCCCGGGGGCCCACCATCCGCCTGCCACCCTGGCCTCTGCGCAGGCCTCGTGCACGTAACAGGGGACTGGCACGTGCCCGCTACATCCAGGGAGGCTTAGTATTACAAAGGCCTGCATGCATGGCATCTTTTTGGAAATCTGACATATGTGGGGATCGGTCACGCCTGTACGCTCCTGGGAGATTAGGGTGCGCACAGGCTGGCACACCCAGGTGTACACGTGAAAGCTTAGCACGTAGAGGAACAGACAAGCCCGGTATGTTTCAGAGGGTTTAGCGTGTGCCGGACCTGGTGTGCACCTGTGGGCTTCCCGCGATGCGCAGACTGACAAGCTTGAGACCCCCCTGGGGGTTCCACATGTGTGAACACCTGCATGTTTGGTACACGGAGGAGTGAGGAGTACAATGAGACCAGCACGCTTGGTGCATCGGGGCTTGGTGTGGgtagagatggagaagcagagctTCAGGGGTATGGTGACCTGCATGCCTCCTAGATGGGTGAGGGCTTAGGACACGTGGAGAATGACAGGATTAGGATACACAAAGGCTTTGCTCGTACTGAATCTATCATGTCCAGGGCATTAGGGCTTTGCGTGAGCAAAGACTTGCTTGCCTAGTGTATACGTGGGGTCTTTGTGGGTGTGCTAAAACCAGTGGGTCTCGCGTATAAGGGCTGAGCGCGTGCTGAGTCATCATGCTTGTGACCTGGAGGCCTGGTGTGTGCTGACACAGCCATATCTGGTACATGTGGGGACTTCACCTATGCCAAGCCCTCGTGTTATGGGGACCTAGCATGTGCCCAGCTAACCTGTGCAGTGTTTGGGGGAGGGTAGCATGTGCCATATTACACGGCGAGGGTCCCTGCAGCATGTGCATGGATGCCACCCTGCTTAGGCTATGGGAACAGCAGGGACTGTCCTCAGAGAATGGCAGAGAGTGGCACTCAGGAGCTTGGGACACAGCTTCTGAGTGGGACCCCTGTTCCCCACAGGGTCCCGGAAGCTGGAATACGGAGGCCAGACATGGCATGAGCACTGCTTCCTGTGCAGCGGCTGTGAACAGCCGCTGGGCTCCCGTTCCTTTGTGCCCGACAAGGGTGCCCACTACTGCGTGCCCTGCTATGAGAACAAGTTTGCTCCTCGCTGCGCCCGCTGCAGCAAGGTGGGGGCTGggccagtggggtgggggtgagtgaggCTCTGTTGTGGGGTGGGAGTCGCCACGTCCCCCTGCTGACAGGTGCTGCCCCCCACAGACGCTGACACAGGGTGGCGTGACATACCGCGACCAGCCCTGGCATCGAGAATGCCTGGTCTGCACAGGGTGCCAGACGCCCCTGGCAGGGCAGCAGTTCACTTCCCGGGATGACGATCCCTACTGTGTGGCCTGTTTTGGAGAACTCTTTGCACCCAAGTGCAGCAGCTGCAAGCGCCCCATCACAGGTGGGACAAGGGTCAAAGAACATTGCGGGTAGGGTGCAAGCAAGGGGATGGGATCTGGTATTGGGTGAGGCTGGGCGACAGGACTGCGCTCCAGATCCACAGAGCTAACCTCCAGCCTCCCTCCAGGACTCGGTGGAGGCAAGTATGTGTCCTTTGAAGATCGCCACTGGCACCACAGCTGCTTCTCCTGCGCCCGCTGCTCCACCTCCCTGGTGGGCCAAGGCTTTGTGCCGGACGGAGATCAAGTGGTGTGTCAGGGTTGCAGCCAGGCAGGGCCCTGAGCCAGGACTCCTGGGCCCAGGACCTCCCAAACCAGGGCTCCAGGACTAAGGCTCCTTTTCCAAACCACCTTTGGGACCCAGCCCCTCCCCAAATTGGGGCtcctcctgggctccaggattCAGCCTCCCTGCTCCAACATCCCCAAACTGGTACTCCCTTGCCCAGGGCCCCCACACCTGGGCCCTTATGGAGCCTCCATGATTCAAAGCCCTTTCGCAAGCCTGGACTCTAGACTTCAGCCCTCTCCCCACAGTCTGCTTCCCAGACCAAGCCCTCTACCCAAACCAGGGCTCTAGGCCCAATTCTCCAAACCTGGACTCCCGGACCCAGGCCCCCTTCAATCTAGACTTTCCAGAGACTCTAGGTCTTCAATGGGTGCCTGAGAAGTCCTCAAAAGTGGACTCTACTCGGGCTTGATCCTCCCTAACCCCCATCCCACCCtgtccccagggctggggctcTCTGGGCAGCAGCAAAATGGGAATTCACTGTCTAAGGGGATCCCAGAGCATAGGGTTGCGCCCAGTCCGGGTCTGCCTAGTGTTTCCTCATTTCATCTGAGCTCCATTTTGcccagagatgggcagaggggtGGGATTGGCTCACCCACCTTCCAGATTCTGCAATAAAGCAGTGTGCAGTGTGAGGAAGTGAAGGTCAGTCCGTGTGTttgtctggggggtggggggggaggagggtgccCTCGCTGACCGGGAGCCTCAGGCCCTCGCAGCTCCTCTGTGCAAGGCAAAGGAGGAAGCCCCTGGGCCTCGGGGTGGGAAGTCTCTGGAGAACGGGGATCCCCACCGCCGCCAGCCTCCCCCCTGCAGGCCAAGGGTTGTTTCCTCCctggtgggggcgggaggggttTAGGGGAGATCCCAATCGGGGAGTGGAGCTGGCAAGGGGTTCCCCTGGCCCATGCAAACCGCGCTCCCCATAGCGCGTCCAACATCCCGCAGAGCACCCGGGGCGGATCCCCAGTCTGGGCCCAGACCCTCGgcccccttccccctcttccccaggATTAGCGGAGGCGGCCCGGGATCCGCTTGCGGCCGCACGTTTTTTGCCAAAAAAGGCAAGGATGCAGCTGCACGCGCCGCGGGAACATCTGGATCCGATTCCCGGCATGAATGGGTCAcggccccgcccccctgccccccccatgATTCAGGGGGTGGAGGCGGGAATGAGCGAGGGGGGTTGTCCCCCAAAGTGGGGAGATGGGGCGGAGCGCTGCtccccccggcccctgccccgcccTCGGCCCCGATGGCCGGAGGCAGGCTGTGCGCACTGGCGGGGGCGCTCCGGGGCGCGCCCTGGGGTGGGGCCCGCGCCCATCCCCTGTGGGAGGGGCCCTCGGGTCCAGCAGATCGGTGTCTCCTACTAAAGCCTCCCAGAAATCCTCTGGGCAGGGCATTTTACCATTTCTCAGAGGTGGAGACTCCACTTGTCCATTCCCCAAAGTCCCCTAGGTAACCACAGGTGGATTCCTAACTCCCCTAATCCTAACTTTCTGAGGCTGTGGTtggttgacattttcttttttcttttataggatTAACTAataggatttgtttatttttatttattttattttatttttatttttttaatgttggagTTCAAtggttgacattttcttttcttttttttaagattttatttatttattcatgagagacacacatagagaaaggcagagacacaggcagaaggagaaacaggctccacacagggagcctgatgtgggattcgatctcgggtccccaggaccaggccctgggcggaaggtggcactaaactgctgagccacccaggctgccccaacgGATGACATTTTCAACAAAGCTTTACAGATACCCACCGTGTGTGCTTATCGTTCATAATCACACGTTTAcacttttgtctctctctcccaccagctTCTACGAGGATGGGGCTCGCGCCTGCCTTGCTCACCCCTGTATTCTCAGCTCCCGGCACTTACTacttgttcaataaatacttgttgaggaAGAGTAGTCCAAGCACAGCGAACAGCTGGTGCAAAGAACTGGAggcctgaaaaaaataatatatggtgCTTTGGGGAAGCAGCGAGTAATTTCATTTGGAGAAAATGCCAAGAGACCGAaatggcaggcagaggccaggtcacgaaaaaaataaatgccaagttAAACAGACCTCACCCTGCGGGTAAAGCAGCAGTGGAAATGTGTAAGCAGGGGCATAAGATGATCACTCTGGGTACGGCATGAATAATGGATTGCAGGGGTAAGAGGAGCAGGCTCTGATGGAGGCTGGTGCActggtggaggagagagaaaaaagaggccAGGGGCATCGGGGGTGGAAAAGACAGGATTTGGTGACTGGTTTGGGAGACTGGAGGAGGAGAAGGTtttagagggaggaagggaaatggtTCTGCTTAAGTGGCCTACCCACCTAGGAGGAAGAGGCATACAGGTACCATGTCCTTGATTTCAAGGCAAACATTTTTCAGATTTAACATCTCAGAAACTCAGATGCGACTGTAAAATCAAAGATGTGACATactttgataattttttgtttccttcttagtGGAATATAATATAATGGTGGGATTAATATTTGATGGCATCTCATATTTGATGAAATATGGTAGATTCCAAACTCTACcaaacacacacgtacacacacagagtctctctgatctttttaaatttttttttaactataacttttttttaagattttatttattcgggacgcctgggtggctcagcagttgagtgtctgcctttggctcagggtgtgatcctggtcccgggatcgagtcccacatcaagcttcctgcatggagccctgcttctccctctgcctgtgtatcaccatctttctctctgtgtctctcatgaataaattcattcatgagagacacagagagagaaagagagagagagaggcagatacacaggcagagggagaagcaggttccatgcagggagcctgatatgggactcgatcctgggactccagggtgaaggcaggtgctaaaccgctgagccacccagggatccccaagcctcTCCAGTCTTGAATGGAGATTTCCCTTCTTGTTTCTAGTGGTGCAGGAAAAGCCTCTGGTGAGGAGTTTTGCCAGGGGTACTCTTCCAAAGGTTGAGATCTTGCTTAAATTTGTAGACGTAAATATAACCCTCACAACACCCCCATAAGCAGGCACAACAAGAGTCATTATCCCTGTGttattttcaaacttaaaaaaaaaaaggcaatgcattcttactgtagaaaaaaatggagactcaccaaaaagtaaaaagaataggTAAATCACTAATAATTTCTTGACATAGCctcctggttcttttttgttaagcatgcatgtgcatatacatatttttgagttttaagtttatttattttttaaagattttatttacttattcatgacagacacagagacagagacacaggcagagggagaagcaggctccatgcagggagcccgacacgggacttgatcccgggtctccaggatcacgccctgggctgaaggcagcgctaaaccgctgagccacccgggctgccctttatgtttatttttttaaatgaaaagctaaTTTATGtgtatgttaagaaaaaaagctttcatgCCGGGTgtacacaaagaaaaatttcCCTCCTGTACCAGATCTTTGGAGTTCTCTCCTCTTAAACAACTGCTGTTTACTGTTACTTGGATATCCTCAGAGAAATAATCTCCTTGTGCATCTATTTTTACACACATTATTATGCATTGAGATCCTTTTCACTTTGTGTGACCATCTTTTCACTGAAttcacatagatttttttcaacagctttattgaggaatAAGTTACATACCCCAAAATGCACCCACTTTGAGCGTACAACTCAATTACTTTGAGCAAATTTAATAGAGTTCGTGGAACAAGTATCGGcacaatccaattttagaacGTTTCTATCACCACCAAATTTGCTGTCACTTCCAATCTCACATGCAGCCACGGAAAACCACTCGTCTACTTTCTGCCTCCATAGATTTGcctttctggacatttcatctCAATATACCATCTCAATATGTCGGGGTTTTTTGCGTAcggcttcttttgcttagcaggatgttttcatggttcatccatattgtagcattcCTTTATTGCTGAACAATATCCCACTGtatggatacaccacattttatttaactgTTCATCTGTTAATGGATGTTGGGCCTGggacctgtttttgttgattgcAAATAACACTATGACTGTTTAAATACATGCacataggggctcctgggtagctcagtggttgagcatctgccttcagcccaggtcgtgatcctggggtgctgggatcaagtcccacatcgggccccctgcatggagcctgtttctcctcctgtctacatctctgcctctctctctgtgtctctcatgaacaaataaataaaattaaaaaaaaatgaatgcatgcacatgttttcatttctgcacCTAGAaacttgcattctttttttttttttttttaattgactgtgTAGCATTTTGCCGCTTGGATATGC is a genomic window of Vulpes vulpes isolate BD-2025 chromosome 10, VulVul3, whole genome shotgun sequence containing:
- the FHL3 gene encoding four and a half LIM domains protein 3, whose translation is MSEAFDCAKCSESLYGRKYIQTDDGPYCVPCYDSTFANTCAECQQLIGHDSRELFYEDRHFHEGCFRCCRCQRSLADEPFTCQDSELLCNDCYCSAFSSQCSACGETVMPGSRKLEYGGQTWHEHCFLCSGCEQPLGSRSFVPDKGAHYCVPCYENKFAPRCARCSKTLTQGGVTYRDQPWHRECLVCTGCQTPLAGQQFTSRDDDPYCVACFGELFAPKCSSCKRPITGLGGGKYVSFEDRHWHHSCFSCARCSTSLVGQGFVPDGDQVVCQGCSQAGP